A stretch of the Synechocystis sp. PCC 7338 genome encodes the following:
- a CDS encoding sigma-70 family RNA polymerase sigma factor gives MLGKSMNQAVNTNWAIESGGGKLGALPPESLTNVDLILLCQQKTRPDSTAFNELLRRYQSHVDKILYHLAPDWQDRADLAQEVWIRVYRNIHRLNEPVKFKGWLSRIATNLFYDELRKRKRVSHPISLDAPRRMDDGEIDWDIESDYPSPDETLSTAEFYECLRSAIKDLPEAFRTTIILREIDGLAYEEIAEITGVSLGTVKSRIARARAKLQTFLQPYLAS, from the coding sequence GTGTTGGGTAAATCCATGAATCAAGCCGTCAATACCAACTGGGCGATCGAAAGTGGCGGAGGCAAACTAGGTGCCCTGCCCCCGGAATCGTTAACCAATGTTGACCTGATTTTGCTCTGTCAGCAAAAGACCCGCCCCGATAGTACCGCTTTTAATGAGTTGCTGCGGCGTTACCAGTCCCATGTGGATAAAATTCTTTACCACTTGGCCCCCGACTGGCAAGACCGGGCGGATTTAGCCCAGGAGGTTTGGATCCGGGTTTACCGTAACATCCATCGCTTGAACGAACCAGTCAAATTTAAGGGTTGGCTCAGCCGCATTGCCACTAACCTCTTCTACGACGAGTTACGCAAGCGCAAACGGGTTAGTCATCCCATCTCTCTGGATGCCCCCCGGCGCATGGATGACGGCGAAATTGATTGGGACATTGAATCTGATTACCCCAGTCCCGATGAAACTTTATCCACCGCTGAATTTTATGAATGTTTACGTTCGGCAATCAAAGACTTGCCTGAAGCTTTCCGCACCACCATTATCCTCCGGGAAATTGACGGTTTAGCCTACGAGGAGATTGCCGAAATCACTGGGGTTTCCCTCGGGACGGTTAAATCCCGCATCGCCCGGGCCCGGGCAAAGTTGCAGACTTTTTTACAGCCCTATTTGGCTTCCTAA
- a CDS encoding orange carotenoid-binding protein produces MPFTIDSARGIFPNTLAADVVPATIARFSQLNAEDQLALIWFAYLEMGKTLTIAAPGAASMQLAENALKDIQAMGPLQQTQAMCDLANRADTPLCRTYASWSPNIKLGFWYRLGELMEQGFVAPIPSGYQLSANANAVLATIQGLESGQQITVLRNAVVDMGFTAGQDTKRIAEPVVPPQDTASRTKVSIEGVTNATVLNYMDNLNANDFETLIELFTPDGALQPPFQRPIVGKENVLRFFQEECQNLKLIPERGVTEPAEDGFTQIKVTGKVQTPWFGGKVGMNIAWRFLLNPEGKIFFVAIDLLASPKELLNFAR; encoded by the coding sequence ATGCCATTCACCATTGATTCTGCCCGGGGAATTTTCCCTAACACCCTAGCTGCGGACGTTGTTCCGGCTACGATCGCCCGTTTTAGCCAACTTAATGCCGAGGATCAGTTGGCATTAATTTGGTTTGCTTACCTAGAAATGGGTAAAACCCTCACCATTGCCGCCCCTGGGGCCGCCAGCATGCAACTGGCAGAAAATGCCCTCAAGGATATTCAAGCCATGGGCCCCCTCCAACAAACCCAGGCCATGTGTGACTTGGCCAACCGGGCTGACACTCCCCTGTGCCGCACCTACGCCAGTTGGTCCCCCAACATTAAATTAGGCTTTTGGTACCGCCTAGGCGAATTGATGGAACAGGGTTTTGTTGCTCCCATCCCCTCTGGCTACCAACTCTCCGCCAACGCCAATGCGGTGCTGGCCACTATCCAAGGTTTAGAATCCGGTCAACAGATTACCGTATTACGGAACGCGGTGGTGGACATGGGCTTCACTGCTGGTCAAGATACCAAACGCATTGCCGAGCCTGTAGTTCCTCCCCAAGACACCGCCAGCCGCACTAAAGTTTCCATTGAAGGGGTAACCAATGCCACTGTTCTCAATTACATGGACAACCTCAATGCCAATGATTTTGAGACCTTAATTGAACTATTTACCCCCGACGGTGCTCTACAACCTCCCTTCCAACGGCCCATTGTTGGCAAAGAAAATGTGCTCCGCTTTTTCCAGGAAGAGTGCCAAAACCTGAAATTGATCCCGGAACGGGGCGTTACTGAACCGGCAGAAGATGGTTTCACCCAAATTAAAGTTACCGGTAAGGTGCAAACTCCTTGGTTTGGTGGCAAAGTGGGCATGAACATTGCCTGGCGTTTCCTCCTCAACCCCGAAGGAAAAATTTTCTTTGTGGCGATCGACCTGCTGGCTTCCCCTAAAGAATTACTCAATTTTGCTCGCTAG
- a CDS encoding glycoside hydrolase family protein, producing the protein MIDREFLLDPNSQSPSDLSLVKNRHWLASPWPWTLAIAVLLGWGGMALWQSPWSRLKLPSFSSAVEIAPLVMEGGDPYLRALMRTISASEANTAQPYNVIYGGQHVRDLSEHPNRCVKIFMGPNRGNCSTASGRYQFLNTTWAEKAGKYHPQPQKFLLWKNYSFEPEYQDQVLYRWLADTKAWGMDIGAQLRAGNLDQVLRHLSPTWTSLGYGIEDNVMTKRLPELYQRLLEEELLLTHHHQD; encoded by the coding sequence ATGATTGACCGCGAATTTTTACTTGACCCCAATTCCCAGTCCCCATCCGACCTTTCCTTGGTTAAAAATCGCCATTGGTTAGCTTCCCCTTGGCCCTGGACCCTGGCGATCGCCGTTTTGTTGGGCTGGGGAGGCATGGCTCTGTGGCAGTCCCCTTGGTCGAGGCTAAAACTGCCTTCTTTTTCCAGTGCAGTGGAAATTGCTCCCTTAGTGATGGAAGGGGGAGATCCCTATCTACGGGCCCTAATGCGCACCATCAGCGCCAGTGAAGCCAACACAGCCCAGCCCTATAACGTCATTTATGGGGGACAGCATGTGCGGGACTTGAGCGAACATCCCAACCGTTGCGTCAAAATTTTTATGGGGCCGAATCGAGGCAATTGCAGTACGGCCTCTGGACGTTACCAATTTTTGAATACCACCTGGGCTGAAAAAGCGGGTAAATATCATCCCCAGCCCCAGAAATTTTTGCTCTGGAAAAATTACAGCTTTGAGCCGGAGTACCAAGACCAAGTGCTTTACCGTTGGCTCGCCGATACCAAGGCCTGGGGAATGGATATTGGGGCCCAATTACGGGCGGGCAATCTAGACCAGGTTTTGCGCCATCTTTCCCCGACTTGGACTAGTTTGGGCTACGGTATTGAGGATAACGTCATGACTAAGCGTCTGCCGGAACTTTACCAACGGTTGTTGGAAGAGGAATTACTTTTGACCCACCATCACCAGGATTGA
- a CDS encoding permease, whose translation MTNLVALNLFFNLLGSALLLSLPWLLLGIIVSSTFLIWTDEQKWVANFPRNRLLSSLVGSALGFLLPLGAFGSVPLVRRLLLQGAPIPLAISFLVAAPTLNIFAIVRVLSSRQSQYGLIFLCISFSWLMAIVMGLVFSPYRLARQQAEEEGETALLNIPLLRSGALIMLQSSMETSPRQGGLVFANGVNPVADFSWRQKLHLFGRNIIEEFQEFGGVLVIGTAIACGIVFFLPQAWLLQWAGLGPVRQTVLMMGWSLILPLGNFSNPDLLAPLGEQLWRGSMVAFLLWGSLFNLQTIGLWLVTLRLRPLSYLVFLVGLSVFLFAMVTNYYLS comes from the coding sequence ATGACTAATTTGGTTGCATTGAATCTGTTTTTTAATTTGCTCGGTAGTGCTCTGTTGCTTTCTCTACCGTGGCTCCTGTTGGGAATTATCGTTTCTAGTACTTTCCTAATTTGGACCGATGAGCAAAAATGGGTGGCTAATTTTCCCCGCAATCGTTTGCTCAGTAGTTTAGTCGGGAGCGCCCTCGGTTTTCTGCTACCTCTGGGTGCCTTTGGCAGTGTGCCTTTAGTAAGGCGGTTGCTTTTGCAGGGAGCCCCTATTCCTTTAGCTATCAGCTTTTTAGTGGCGGCGCCCACTTTAAATATCTTTGCTATTGTCAGGGTTTTGTCTTCTCGTCAATCCCAGTACGGTCTAATTTTCCTTTGTATTTCTTTCAGTTGGTTGATGGCGATCGTGATGGGGTTGGTGTTTAGTCCCTATCGACTGGCCCGTCAACAGGCAGAGGAGGAGGGGGAAACGGCCCTGCTCAATATTCCGCTATTGCGGTCGGGGGCTTTAATTATGCTCCAGTCTTCCATGGAGACGTCCCCAAGGCAGGGAGGGCTAGTTTTTGCTAACGGTGTTAATCCTGTGGCTGACTTTTCCTGGCGGCAAAAGTTACATCTTTTCGGCCGTAACATTATTGAGGAATTTCAGGAATTCGGTGGGGTTTTGGTCATCGGCACGGCGATCGCCTGTGGCATTGTCTTTTTCCTTCCCCAAGCATGGCTATTGCAATGGGCAGGGCTGGGGCCCGTGCGGCAAACGGTATTGATGATGGGTTGGTCGTTGATTTTACCCCTGGGAAATTTTAGTAACCCAGATTTATTAGCACCCCTGGGGGAACAACTCTGGCGGGGATCCATGGTTGCCTTTTTACTATGGGGGAGCCTGTTCAATTTACAGACCATTGGGCTCTGGTTAGTGACCTTAAGACTACGCCCCCTGAGCTATTTAGTGTTCTTGGTCGGTTTATCGGTCTTTCTTTTTGCCATGGTGACCAATTACTACTTAAGCTAA
- the ribBA gene encoding bifunctional 3,4-dihydroxy-2-butanone-4-phosphate synthase/GTP cyclohydrolase II yields the protein MFDAIDAALADIKAGKAVVVVDDENRENEGDLICAAQFATPSLVNFMAVEARGLICLAMTGDRLDELDLPLMVSKNTDSNQTAFTVSIDAAPHLGVTTGISAEDRARTIQIAINPVTRPEDLSRPGHIFPLRAKTGGVLKRAGHTEAAVDLSRLAGLYPAGVICEIQNADGSMARLPELVEYARKYDLKLISIADLISYRLQHDRFVQRETICQFPSQFGEFKLYAYRNLLDQTEHIAIVKGDPAAFGQQPVMVRMHSECLTGDALGSLRCDCRMQLQAALKMLENHGLGVVVYLRQEGRGIGLVNKLKAYSLQDLGYDTVEANERLGFPADLRDYGMGAQMLNDLGVKQIRLITNNPRKIAGLKGYGLEIVERVPLLIEANDYNSHYLTTKAEKLGHWLVKTYLLAIAVKFAPNLASAQQRYEKLEKIRALLQGTPLMVHEDNRPVAIALFGKNGLIFHVGLDQNLPSGQPWQTNSHSPYPALVKDFLVQLKEWPDLQALAFLVAQGEDPMETLQVSLDRENLAFADLTADALDQWQCQTVYTYGKAMEQ from the coding sequence ATGTTCGATGCCATTGATGCGGCCCTAGCTGATATTAAAGCGGGCAAGGCCGTGGTGGTGGTGGACGACGAAAATCGGGAAAATGAAGGGGATCTAATTTGTGCGGCCCAATTTGCCACCCCTTCTCTGGTCAACTTTATGGCTGTGGAAGCCCGGGGATTGATCTGCTTGGCCATGACTGGCGATCGCCTGGACGAATTAGATTTGCCCTTGATGGTCAGTAAAAACACTGACAGCAACCAAACCGCTTTCACTGTCAGTATTGATGCGGCTCCCCATCTAGGTGTAACCACAGGTATTTCCGCTGAAGACCGGGCCCGGACGATCCAGATTGCCATTAACCCCGTCACTCGCCCGGAAGATCTTTCTCGCCCTGGGCACATTTTCCCTCTACGGGCCAAAACTGGGGGAGTACTGAAACGGGCTGGCCACACGGAGGCCGCAGTGGACTTATCCCGCTTGGCAGGGCTCTATCCGGCAGGGGTAATTTGCGAAATTCAAAATGCCGACGGCTCCATGGCCCGCTTACCAGAATTGGTGGAGTATGCTCGCAAATATGATCTCAAACTGATCAGCATTGCCGATTTAATCAGTTACCGCCTCCAGCACGACCGTTTTGTGCAACGGGAAACCATTTGTCAGTTTCCCAGCCAGTTTGGGGAGTTTAAGCTCTATGCCTACCGCAATTTATTAGACCAAACAGAACACATTGCCATTGTGAAGGGCGATCCTGCGGCCTTTGGTCAACAGCCGGTGATGGTGCGTATGCACTCAGAATGTTTGACGGGGGATGCCCTGGGGTCCCTCCGTTGTGACTGTCGCATGCAACTGCAAGCGGCCCTTAAAATGCTGGAAAACCACGGCTTGGGAGTGGTGGTTTATCTCCGCCAGGAAGGCCGGGGTATAGGTTTGGTCAACAAGCTCAAAGCCTATTCTCTGCAGGATTTGGGCTACGACACTGTGGAAGCCAACGAACGGCTAGGTTTTCCAGCGGATCTGCGGGATTACGGCATGGGGGCGCAAATGCTCAACGATCTGGGGGTCAAACAAATCCGCTTGATCACCAACAATCCCCGGAAAATTGCCGGACTAAAAGGCTATGGGTTGGAAATTGTCGAACGGGTACCCCTGTTAATCGAAGCCAACGACTATAACTCTCATTACCTGACCACCAAAGCGGAAAAATTAGGGCACTGGTTAGTCAAAACCTATCTGCTGGCGATCGCCGTCAAATTTGCTCCCAATTTAGCTTCAGCCCAGCAACGGTACGAAAAATTAGAAAAAATCCGGGCCCTATTGCAGGGAACTCCCCTGATGGTGCATGAAGATAACCGACCCGTGGCGATCGCCCTATTTGGTAAAAACGGTCTCATTTTCCACGTCGGCCTAGACCAAAATTTACCGTCGGGCCAGCCCTGGCAAACAAACTCTCATTCTCCCTACCCTGCTTTGGTGAAAGATTTCCTCGTCCAACTAAAAGAATGGCCAGACCTACAGGCCCTGGCCTTCCTGGTGGCCCAAGGGGAAGACCCCATGGAAACCCTCCAGGTCAGTTTAGATCGGGAAAATTTAGCTTTTGCCGATCTAACTGCTGATGCCCTAGACCAATGGCAGTGTCAAACGGTTTATACCTATGGCAAAGCTATGGAGCAGTGA
- a CDS encoding fluorescence recovery protein yields the protein MLQTAEAPWSQTETQSAHALFRKAYERELDGLLATVQAQASQITKIDDLWKLHDFLSAKRHEIDGKYDDRQSVIIFVFAQLLKEGLVQAEELTFLAPDKQSKIKALARL from the coding sequence ATGTTACAAACCGCTGAAGCACCTTGGTCCCAAACTGAAACCCAGTCTGCCCACGCCCTTTTCCGAAAGGCCTATGAGAGAGAATTAGATGGGCTGTTGGCAACGGTGCAAGCCCAGGCTTCCCAGATTACGAAGATCGATGACCTTTGGAAACTCCACGATTTTTTGAGTGCAAAACGCCACGAAATAGATGGGAAATACGATGATCGCCAGTCGGTGATTATTTTTGTCTTTGCCCAACTGTTGAAGGAAGGTCTGGTGCAGGCAGAGGAGTTAACGTTTTTGGCTCCTGATAAGCAATCTAAAATCAAGGCCTTGGCTCGCCTGTGA
- a CDS encoding glycosyltransferase family 4 protein, whose product MNVLFLHQNFPGQFKHLAPALVQQGHQVVAMIMQKNAPPQWQGVKLINYFPNRGSTPNIHPWLVDFETKTIRAESVFHQAYQLREQGFNPDVVIANPGWGESLLIKDVWTETKLGIYCEFFYHASGYDTTFDPEFASMDETEVCRIRWKNLNHYLHFDIADGGLAPTRWQADSFPEPFRSKLTVIHDGIDTNLLRPNANASLTFNSQINLNRNDEIITFVNRNLEPYRGYHSFMRSLPEILTNRPNAKVLIVGGNGVSYGAKPPGDRPWRDIFLEEVKGKLTPQQLNRLYFLGTIPYNYFINLLQISTVHIYLSYPFVLSWSLLESMACGCAIVASNTAPVREVITDGETGRLVDFFDYSAIATTICQLLEDKEERQRLGTNARRLVQAKYDLQTICLPQQLQWLGELVSPQH is encoded by the coding sequence ATGAACGTTCTTTTTCTTCACCAAAATTTTCCGGGGCAATTCAAACATCTGGCTCCTGCCTTAGTGCAGCAGGGGCATCAGGTGGTGGCTATGATCATGCAAAAAAATGCTCCCCCCCAATGGCAAGGAGTAAAGTTAATCAACTATTTTCCCAATCGGGGCAGTACCCCAAACATTCATCCTTGGCTGGTGGACTTTGAGACCAAAACTATCCGGGCAGAATCCGTTTTTCATCAGGCCTATCAGTTGAGAGAACAGGGTTTCAATCCCGACGTTGTTATTGCTAACCCCGGCTGGGGGGAAAGTTTGCTGATCAAAGATGTGTGGACTGAAACCAAGCTAGGCATTTACTGCGAATTTTTCTACCATGCATCGGGGTACGACACCACCTTTGACCCGGAATTTGCCAGCATGGACGAGACCGAGGTTTGTCGCATTCGCTGGAAAAACCTGAACCATTACCTTCATTTTGACATTGCCGACGGTGGACTGGCCCCCACTCGATGGCAAGCGGATTCATTTCCCGAACCTTTCCGCTCTAAGCTGACGGTTATCCATGATGGCATTGACACCAATCTGCTACGCCCTAATGCCAATGCCAGCCTAACTTTCAATAGTCAGATTAACCTCAACCGCAATGACGAGATTATCACTTTCGTCAATCGCAACTTGGAACCCTATCGGGGCTACCACAGTTTTATGCGATCCCTGCCGGAAATTCTCACTAATCGTCCCAATGCCAAGGTTTTAATTGTGGGGGGCAATGGAGTTAGCTATGGTGCCAAGCCCCCTGGCGATCGCCCTTGGCGGGACATTTTTCTTGAGGAAGTCAAGGGTAAACTAACACCGCAACAGTTAAACCGCCTCTATTTCCTGGGTACCATTCCCTACAACTATTTCATTAATCTGCTACAAATCTCCACCGTCCATATTTATCTCAGTTATCCCTTTGTGCTGTCCTGGAGTTTATTGGAGTCCATGGCCTGTGGCTGTGCCATTGTCGCTAGTAACACCGCCCCGGTACGGGAGGTAATTACCGATGGTGAAACGGGCCGGTTGGTCGACTTCTTCGACTATTCAGCCATCGCCACAACCATCTGCCAGTTGTTAGAAGATAAAGAGGAAAGACAAAGATTAGGAACCAATGCCCGCCGCCTAGTCCAGGCTAAATATGACCTACAGACTATTTGCCTACCCCAACAACTACAGTGGCTAGGGGAGCTAGTTTCTCCCCAGCATTAA
- a CDS encoding chlorophyll a/b-binding protein, which produces MTSRGFRLDQDNRLNNFAIEPPVYVDSSVQAGWTEYAEKMNGRFAMIGFVSLLAMEVITGHGIVGWLLSL; this is translated from the coding sequence ATGACTAGCCGCGGATTTCGCCTCGACCAAGACAACCGTCTCAACAACTTCGCCATTGAACCCCCTGTATACGTTGACAGCAGCGTTCAAGCCGGTTGGACTGAATATGCCGAAAAAATGAATGGTCGCTTTGCCATGATCGGCTTTGTTTCCCTCCTCGCAATGGAAGTAATCACTGGCCACGGCATTGTGGGTTGGTTACTCTCTCTCTAA
- the hisF gene encoding imidazole glycerol phosphate synthase subunit HisF: MTLAKRILPCLDVNAGRVVKGINFVDLQDAGDPVELARAYNEAGADELVFLDITATHEQRDTIIDVVYRTAEEVFIPLTVGGGISTLEHIKNLLRAGADKVSVNSSAVRDPDFISRASDRFGRQCIVVAIDARRRLDADNPGWDVYVRGGRENTGLDAIAWAEEVAQRGAGELLVTSMDGDGTQAGYDLALTAAIAERVEIPVIASGGAGNCQHVYEAFTEGKAEAALLASLLHYGQLTIGELKAFLQARQIPVRHAAVLGQGGD, translated from the coding sequence ATGACCTTAGCAAAACGGATTTTGCCTTGTTTAGATGTCAATGCAGGGCGGGTGGTCAAAGGCATCAATTTTGTTGATCTCCAGGATGCAGGGGATCCGGTGGAGTTAGCCCGGGCTTATAACGAAGCGGGGGCGGACGAATTGGTGTTTTTGGACATCACTGCTACCCATGAACAACGGGACACCATCATTGATGTGGTCTATCGCACGGCGGAAGAGGTCTTCATTCCCCTCACAGTGGGCGGTGGCATTTCCACGTTAGAGCATATCAAAAATTTGCTCCGGGCTGGAGCAGATAAGGTGAGTGTGAATTCCTCCGCTGTAAGGGATCCGGATTTTATTAGTCGGGCCAGTGATAGGTTTGGCCGGCAATGTATTGTGGTGGCGATCGATGCCCGTCGTCGGCTAGATGCGGACAATCCTGGGTGGGATGTGTATGTGCGGGGTGGCCGAGAAAATACGGGTTTAGATGCGATCGCCTGGGCAGAGGAAGTGGCCCAACGGGGAGCGGGGGAATTGCTGGTCACTAGCATGGATGGGGATGGTACCCAAGCAGGCTATGATCTAGCCCTCACAGCAGCGATCGCCGAACGAGTGGAAATCCCGGTGATTGCTTCCGGGGGGGCGGGTAATTGTCAGCACGTGTATGAAGCGTTTACGGAAGGTAAGGCTGAAGCGGCGCTGTTGGCTTCCCTGTTGCACTATGGCCAACTAACCATTGGGGAGTTGAAAGCCTTTTTACAGGCGAGACAAATTCCAGTCAGGCACGCTGCGGTCCTTGGCCAAGGGGGTGACTAG
- a CDS encoding anti-sigma factor, whose amino-acid sequence MNSKFDFDYPRQPWDGAEPGNEDLLFDEKFELLSAYIDGEVSPQERKQVQGWIDSDPEFKQTYLGLIRLQNALPQVPVPPVIDTDVLTQKVFAKLEQENRWQGIWFWGSVTVAAVVVAAYSSILGKPLDPSLSQANLDPAIVAMDEDPLMIAIHEPMFEVLTKVDPGHGFQNGGAEQGVD is encoded by the coding sequence ATGAATTCAAAATTTGACTTTGATTACCCACGGCAGCCTTGGGATGGAGCTGAGCCTGGGAATGAGGATTTATTGTTTGATGAAAAATTTGAGCTGTTGAGTGCTTACATTGACGGGGAGGTGAGCCCCCAGGAGAGGAAACAGGTACAAGGCTGGATTGATAGTGACCCGGAGTTTAAGCAGACTTACCTGGGCTTGATTCGTTTGCAGAATGCTTTGCCCCAGGTGCCAGTGCCGCCGGTCATTGACACTGACGTATTGACCCAGAAGGTATTTGCCAAGCTGGAGCAGGAAAATCGTTGGCAGGGTATTTGGTTCTGGGGCAGTGTGACTGTCGCCGCAGTGGTGGTGGCCGCCTACTCTAGTATCCTGGGTAAACCCTTGGATCCTTCTCTAAGTCAGGCCAATTTAGACCCGGCAATCGTGGCCATGGATGAAGATCCTTTGATGATTGCAATCCACGAGCCGATGTTTGAAGTGTTAACCAAAGTGGACCCTGGCCATGGGTTCCAAAATGGAGGAGCGGAACAAGGGGTGGATTAA
- a CDS encoding YdiU family protein, which translates to MTNPFLNLTYEPALESLGNEFFDAVPAGTFPEHKLRFRNDRLLPMLDLEPSQVKDDDFVEAFGLFHGVRPFLALRYHGYQFGEYNPNLGDGRGFLYGQVRGVNGELFDFGTKGSGQTPYSRGGDGRLTLKGGVREVLAAEALHRLGVNTSRCLSLVETGDALWRGDEPSPTRASVMIRFSRSHIRFGTFERLHYHHQPEQIRQLLDHVIQTYYPEISAPSLDSSAHIVFFQALVERVAKLVAQWMAAGFCHGVLNTDNMSITGESFDYGPYGFVPTYDLNFIAAYFDYGGRYRFGNQPAVCRWNLERLQAALTSVVPSKAMAEVLEDYERIYLGHYITLMAQRLGLSPTLGDRLDPELREKLVGQTLQCLAQSQWSYPEFFAQLRLNFSSSWQDNADLILENVDLLGADWSTWRSIYQQVLKQLSPESLATVPTVLEQANLLTDLLRPRIETIWEAIAEDDDWQPFNELVHKLQTGQ; encoded by the coding sequence GTGACTAATCCCTTTTTAAATTTAACCTACGAACCAGCCCTAGAATCCTTGGGCAATGAATTTTTCGATGCGGTGCCAGCGGGCACTTTTCCTGAGCATAAACTGAGATTCCGTAATGATCGTCTTTTGCCGATGTTGGATCTAGAGCCGAGTCAGGTTAAGGATGATGATTTTGTGGAAGCTTTCGGTTTATTCCATGGGGTAAGACCATTTTTAGCCCTGCGCTACCACGGTTACCAATTTGGTGAATATAACCCCAATTTGGGCGACGGTCGGGGTTTCCTCTACGGCCAAGTGCGGGGAGTAAACGGGGAATTATTCGATTTTGGCACCAAAGGCTCTGGTCAGACTCCCTACTCCAGGGGTGGTGACGGCCGTTTAACCCTCAAAGGTGGGGTGCGAGAAGTGTTGGCCGCTGAAGCCCTACACCGTTTGGGAGTTAATACTTCCCGCTGTTTGAGTTTGGTGGAAACAGGGGATGCCCTCTGGCGGGGGGATGAACCTTCCCCTACCCGGGCTTCGGTAATGATCCGCTTTAGCCGCTCCCATATTCGCTTTGGCACCTTTGAGCGACTCCATTACCACCACCAACCAGAACAGATTCGGCAATTACTGGATCATGTTATCCAGACCTACTACCCAGAGATTTCTGCCCCCAGCCTCGATAGTTCAGCCCATATTGTCTTTTTCCAAGCTTTGGTGGAACGGGTGGCCAAGTTAGTAGCCCAGTGGATGGCGGCGGGCTTTTGCCATGGGGTATTGAACACCGACAACATGTCCATCACGGGGGAAAGTTTTGATTACGGCCCCTACGGTTTTGTGCCCACCTACGATTTAAATTTCATTGCTGCCTATTTTGACTATGGTGGTCGCTACCGTTTTGGTAATCAACCGGCTGTGTGCCGCTGGAATTTAGAACGTTTGCAAGCGGCCTTGACTTCTGTTGTTCCCAGTAAAGCCATGGCCGAGGTATTGGAAGACTATGAAAGGATTTATTTAGGTCATTACATCACTTTGATGGCCCAGCGCCTTGGCCTTTCCCCAACCCTTGGCGATCGCCTAGACCCAGAGTTACGGGAAAAATTAGTGGGTCAAACCCTGCAATGTTTAGCCCAAAGCCAATGGAGCTACCCGGAATTCTTTGCCCAATTGCGGCTTAATTTCAGCTCTAGTTGGCAGGATAATGCCGATTTGATTTTGGAAAATGTCGATTTACTCGGTGCGGATTGGTCAACTTGGCGATCGATATACCAACAAGTCTTGAAGCAACTATCTCCGGAATCCTTGGCCACAGTGCCCACGGTGCTTGAGCAGGCTAACCTCCTTACCGATCTACTCCGTCCCCGCATTGAAACCATTTGGGAGGCGATCGCCGAAGATGACGATTGGCAACCCTTCAATGAATTGGTACACAAATTGCAAACCGGGCAGTGA
- a CDS encoding twin-arginine translocase TatA/TatE family subunit yields the protein MFGLGWPEILLILGVVIIIFGPKRIPELGGALGKTLRGFKEELQTQDVDSTEVVDVDLEESDTAASKK from the coding sequence ATGTTTGGATTAGGTTGGCCAGAAATTCTGCTGATTTTAGGGGTAGTAATCATCATTTTTGGTCCCAAGAGAATTCCGGAGTTGGGGGGAGCACTGGGCAAAACCCTACGGGGCTTCAAAGAGGAGTTGCAAACCCAGGATGTGGATAGCACTGAAGTGGTAGATGTAGACCTAGAGGAGAGCGATACTGCGGCCAGCAAGAAATAA